From one Pieris brassicae chromosome 5, ilPieBrab1.1, whole genome shotgun sequence genomic stretch:
- the LOC123709620 gene encoding uncharacterized protein LOC123709620 isoform X5, producing MWWGGASPGLLRRRYSVPETIMRKYRLAQQRTEWEEESARESAPACGRCTGECGGVAVGDMRKSALLRVWGRAEQSRCRCGATRSLDGSRCELRQSSRCVTPKRPRLDALSRSPDPTLRLTSSAYSNKSTKSSETALFSTDTSSNFRQKILTNPTDTFSEEYSFTEPSDPTSMPTAKEIPIRTSELREVSSSGSHIDGRVSEDTLNAENEDCNVLPYNQPLSIDTQQYEILEIVVSETLNVQQSRDLNYEGLSSPVRNTTIKSKKIPNINIDEYVSNILVESLNSLTDQLESINASMGYEKRLNIVEKEIKVKLQNTGVNTIVHLSPTSNNQIIFGNEELCNNDGRLGIENDVRNESSVHIRDSALSVETNNNLTSAESVRDNNGNGGRQEPDGFLTVTNNDSVNKAILQQIQKLFKDEFKKSGGEKVISHTQTSNVDIDLNKNIGTHTNSESNNSATSLTQMPSNSKSLEVLGGVGARNYYEDVEENTLIPRLSALPHSDSMEVNTSSSDDTDMLGSECASLVDSLDDPNSPRCALLRRSRASTHRADLVRSAIDVLDLLPENAQNGVNSPKEKGESFFVRIKDGDCDCEKENMIVADHMPETIKQRLFRRHRKREQRMECVKRTKVKQLRRDVRNKQNEDYKFRKEIEKECFAIVNALIDDVIAKIVQNEYKNLRIKQQSYNVLAAKSEENLSRKSNKKEKQSLQSNKSRMIHSQSCSEYIDKKLQKLNQQQHVKSSVDLPPTVVEPKPKRIYQKSEIYDGSKCIEILEILEYANTSQNSSDTTNSDENHNNFIIKSKKSRIPIPVYERIERLPKSSSQKKYKNDCSRSQSPQTRERNQKTKQLLASMLFDAFAGDSGPAQDTSHRRPPVPCETRARSNSLRFHNPFDIIPEEKSSLSMESTGEESAGRRASAPSLADDTSIEFNEKPKAQERLQTPKLPTKYLKNAGTSPMPELKQPQKHVGTATSPSRKSAATSPRRPPPAAGYEKRKSVTTQCDETVKTIKSDTESNNVRKIKSHNCLNNHTKAPQKQTRPKCEREKYKSSAQSVGCDAASEESSSSGESDAALVSPAWLATRRRRRAPPATRLGRSSPDISLQLCRLQNLSWILYAGEWAVTVAGSCAAALPNDVEMRLRFPDPRPSRHNPHPASPPRPAHRLSESCTMGSERARRGSERLTLTVKKEASDSSVVASKSMKKSRDLLPELQETFRASRTDTRSSLKTRRGCSLHCWLPEEDSASIRARGDSNGSLCVSGRGIVPERKPPRAPSIRTRRYPSDMRY from the exons ATGTGGTGGGGTGGCGCATCCCCCGGCCTGCTGCGGCGCCGCTACTCTGTTCCCGAGACTATAATGAGgaa ATATCGGTTGGCTCAACAGCGCACTGAGTGGGAAGAGGAAAGTGCGCGGGAGTCGGCGCCGGCATGTGGGCGGTGCACGGGTGAATGCGGAGGCGTCGCTGTGGGTGACATGCGAAAGTCTGCCTTATTACGAGTGTGGGGTCGCGCCGAGCAGTCGCGCTGCCGTTGCGGCGCCACGCGCTCTCTCGACGGATCCCGATGCGAGCTAAGACAGTCGTCACGCTGCGTTACTCCTAAACGGCCCCGTCTCGATGCTTTATCACGCTCTCCCGATCCAACCCTAAGACTCACATCTAGTGCATATTCCAATAAATCTACGAAAAGTTCAGAAACAGCGCTATTTTCAACTGATACCAGTTCTAATTTTCGACAGAAAATTCTAACAAATCCCACTGATACATTTTCCGAAGAATACTCGTTCACAGAACCGTCTGACCCTACGTCAATGCCAACCGCTAAAGAGATCCCTATTCGAACCAGCGAACTACGTGAAGTGTCATCGAGCGGCAGTCATATTGATGGTCGTGTCAGCGAGGACACGCTCAACGCGGAAAATGAAGATTGCAATGTCCTCCCTTACAACCAGCCTCTGTCCATCGATACACAACAATATGAGATTCTTGAAATCGTGGTTTCGGAGACGTTAAACGTCCAACAGAGCCGGGATTTAAATTATGAAGGCTTGTCGAGTCCAGTCAGAAATACGACTATCAAAAGTAAGAAAATTCCAAATATCAATATAGATGAGTATGTATCTAATATATTAGTTGAAAGTTTGAATTCACTTACTGACCAATTAGAGTCTATAAACGCTTCCATGGGATATGAAAAAAGACTAAACATTGTTGAGAAAGAAATCAAAGTAAAGTTACAAAATACAGGGGTTAACACAATTGTCCACCTTAGTCCTACTTCTAATAATCAAATCATATTTGGGAATGAAGAACTTTGTAATAATGATGGTAGACTAGGAATCGAGAATGACGTGAGAAATGAGAGCAGCGTTCATATAAGAGACAGTGCATTAAGCGTTGAGACGAATAATAATCTTACCTCAGCAGAGAGTGTTAGGGATAACAACGGCAACGGTGGTCGGCAGGAACCAGATGGCTTTTTGACTGTTACCAACAATGACTCCGTTAACAAAGCAATTTTACAGCAGATACAGAAACTTTTTAAAGATGAATTTAAAAAGAGTGGGGGTGAGAAAGTAATTTCTCATACACAAACATCAAACGTTgacattgatttaaataagaatattggCACGCATACAAATTCTGAGTCTAATAATTCAGCAACTTCATTAACGCAAATGCCAAGTAATTCGAAGTCTTTAGAGGTTTTAGGCGGAGTGGGTGCTAGAAATTATTACGAGGACGTTGAAGAAAACACCTTAATTCCTAGATTATCGGCTTTACCTCACAGTGACTCCATGGAAGTGAATACATCATCTTCTGACGACACTGATATGCTGGGGTCGGAGTGCGCCAGTCTTGTTGACAGCCTAGATGACCCCAATTCACCACGCTGTGCCCTATTACGCCGGAGCCGCGCCTCGACACACAGAGCCGATCTTGTACGGTCAGCTATTGATGTGTTGGACCTCCTACCGGAGAATGCTCAAAATGGTGTTAATTCTCCCAAAGAAAAAGGTGAATCTTTTTTCGTAAGAATAAAAGATGGCGATTGTGACTGCGAAAAGGAAAATATGATTGTAGCAGATCATATGCCGGAAACCATTAAGCAGAGATTATTCAGAAGACACAGGAAACGAGAACAACGAATGGAGTGTGTTAAACGGACCAAAGTAAAACAATTGAGAAGAGATGtaagaaacaaacaaaacgaagattataaatttagaaaagaAATTGAGAAAGAGTGTTTTGCCATCGTTAATGCGCTCATTGATGATGTTATAGCAAAGATTGTACAGAATGAATACAAGAATTTAAGAATCAAACAGCAGTCATATAATGTTTTAGCTGCAAAATCCGAAGAGAATTTAAGCAGGAAATCCAATAAAAAAGAGAAACAATCATTGCAATCAAATAAAAGTAGAATGATTCACTCTCAATCGTGTTCAGAATACATTGACAAGAAATTACAGAAATTGAATCAACAACAGCATGTCAAATCTAGTGTTGATTTACCACCAACGGTCGTCGAGCCGAAACCGAAGCGAATTTATCAAAAATCCGAAATTTATGACGGCAGTAAGTGTATAGAAATTCTTGAAATATTAGAGTACGCAAACACTTCTCAAAATTCTTCAGATACTACAAACTCTGACGAAAATCacaataactttataataaaaagcaaGAAGTCAAGAATACCAATTCCTGTTTATGAAAGAATTGAACGTTTACCAAAAAGTAGCagccaaaaaaaatataagaatgaTTGCTCGCGAAGTCAGTCACCTCAGACGAGGGAGAGAAATCAGAAAACCAAGCAGTTATTGGCTAGTATGCTGTTCGATGCATTTGCGGGAGATTCGGGACCGGCTCAAGACACCTCGCACCGTCGTCCACCTGTACCGTGTGAGACCCGCGCGAGGTCCAACTCATTACGGTTTCATAATCCTTTCGATATTATACCTGAAGAGAAAAGCAGTCTGAGTATGGAATCCACAGGTGAAGAGTCCGCTGGACGCCGAGCTTCTGCGCCCAGCCTTGCCGACGACACGTCTATTGAGTTCAACGAAAAACCCAAAGCACAAGAAAGACTGCAGACGCCTAAGTTGCCCACCAAATATCTTAAGAATGCAGGAACGTCTCCTATGCCGGAGCTGAAGCAGCCACAAAAACACGTAGGCACAGCAACATCGCCAAGTCGCAAGTCAGCCGCTACCAGCCCCCGGCGCCCACCACCAGCAGCAG gtTACGAAAAACGGAAGTCGGTAACGACACAGTGCGATGAGAcggtaaaaacaataaaaagtgATACGGAATCAAATAATGTACGAAAAATCAAAAGTCACAATTGTCTCAATAATCACACTAAAGCACCACAGAAGCAAACGAGACCCAAATGCGAGCGGGAGAAGTATAAAAGTTCAGCACAAAGTGTAGGTTGCGATGCGGCGTCGGAGGAAAGCAGCAGCTCGGGTGAATCAGATGCCGCGCTGGTGTCACCAGCCTGGCTTGCAACACGACGCCGACGTCGTGCGCCCCCTGCCACCCGTCTTGGTAGGTCATCGCCTGACATTAGCTTACAGCTTTGCCGACTCCAAAATCTATCATGGATCCTATATGCAGGCGAGTGGGCAGTGACGGTGGCAGGTTCTTGTGCGGCCGCCCTCCCTAATGACGTCGAGATGCGGCTACGTTTTCCTGATCCGCGGCCATCCCGTCACAACCCGCATCCCGCATCGCCTCCGCGGCCGGCACATCGTCTTTCGGAATCCTGTACG ATGGGTAGCGAGCGGGCAAGGCGAGGCAGCGAGCGGCTCACTCTCACGGTCAAGAAGGAAGCCTCAG atTCTTCAGTTGTTGCATCAAAGAGCATGAAGAAATCTCGAGATCTCCTACCGGAGCTGCAGGAGACATTTCGCGCTTCCCGCACAGACACACGGAGCTCCCTCAAG ACTCGGCGGGGATGCTCCCTTCATTGCTGGCTTCCGGAAGAAGACTCCGCAAGCATCAG GGCGCGTGGCGATAGTAACGGATCTCTGTGTGTGTCGGGTCGCGGCATCGTGCCGGAACGCAAGCCGCCGCGAGCCCCTTCCATTCGGACTCGACGCTACCCATCCGATATGAGATATTAA
- the LOC123709621 gene encoding uncharacterized protein LOC123709621 isoform X2: protein MEYGSHLLSDLSKKWRNLRDTFRRHVEAERRAQRIGGGTDSPRRPYVYFKHMSFLLPHVASPSDTGDITDVPATETQYAPRLSEPTRLKKLKRKLQPCNLPKAEKIDEDRHFLMSLIPSFRKMSDNEKLTAKVEILKVIQQVRSSSAGIEFRSADVFIEEGTAESGGGVKLELLPEGQGEPSYSDSDDDEDLST, encoded by the exons ATGGAATATGGATCCcatctat TGTCGGATCTAAGCAAGAAGTGGCGGAACCTTCGCGATACGTTCCGAAGACATGTGGAAGCTGAACGGCGGGCGCAGCGCATCGGTGGAGGAACGGATTCTCCGCGGCGGCCATACGTCTACTTCAAACACATGTCATTTCTGCTGCCGCATGTCGCTTCGCCGTCCGATACAGGAGACATTACAGACGTCCCCGCGACCGAAACGCAATACGCGCCGCGGCTATCAGAACCTACACGCCTCAAGAAACTCAAGCGCaaa ttacAGCCATGCAATCTACCGAAGGCAGAGAAGATAGACGAAGACAGACATTTTCTTATGTCGCTGATTCCGTCTTTTAGAAAGATGTCAGACAATGAGAAGCTTACAGCGAAGGTGGAAATACTTAAGGTCATTCAACAG GTACGGAGTTCTAGCGCGGGCATAGAGTTTAGGAGCGCAGATGTCTTCATCGAGGAAGGTACAGCAGAGAGCGGTGGAGGGGTCAAATTAGAGCTGCTACCTGAAGGGCAGGGCGAACCCAGCTACTCAGACTCCGATGACGACGAAGATTTGAGTACCTAA
- the LOC123709621 gene encoding uncharacterized protein LOC123709621 isoform X3, producing the protein MLMSDLSKKWRNLRDTFRRHVEAERRAQRIGGGTDSPRRPYVYFKHMSFLLPHVASPSDTGDITDVPATETQYAPRLSEPTRLKKLKRKLQPCNLPKAEKIDEDRHFLMSLIPSFRKMSDNEKLTAKVEILKVIQQVRSSSAGIEFRSADVFIEEGTAESGGGVKLELLPEGQGEPSYSDSDDDEDLST; encoded by the exons ATGTTAA TGTCGGATCTAAGCAAGAAGTGGCGGAACCTTCGCGATACGTTCCGAAGACATGTGGAAGCTGAACGGCGGGCGCAGCGCATCGGTGGAGGAACGGATTCTCCGCGGCGGCCATACGTCTACTTCAAACACATGTCATTTCTGCTGCCGCATGTCGCTTCGCCGTCCGATACAGGAGACATTACAGACGTCCCCGCGACCGAAACGCAATACGCGCCGCGGCTATCAGAACCTACACGCCTCAAGAAACTCAAGCGCaaa ttacAGCCATGCAATCTACCGAAGGCAGAGAAGATAGACGAAGACAGACATTTTCTTATGTCGCTGATTCCGTCTTTTAGAAAGATGTCAGACAATGAGAAGCTTACAGCGAAGGTGGAAATACTTAAGGTCATTCAACAG GTACGGAGTTCTAGCGCGGGCATAGAGTTTAGGAGCGCAGATGTCTTCATCGAGGAAGGTACAGCAGAGAGCGGTGGAGGGGTCAAATTAGAGCTGCTACCTGAAGGGCAGGGCGAACCCAGCTACTCAGACTCCGATGACGACGAAGATTTGAGTACCTAA
- the LOC123709621 gene encoding uncharacterized protein LOC123709621 isoform X1 — MTMPKNKKILEDIHPLNIIKEVQKWPVLYEKDNLERTNFHFKTKVWKEVAKTLIPDWEELSEIQKEVKVSDLSKKWRNLRDTFRRHVEAERRAQRIGGGTDSPRRPYVYFKHMSFLLPHVASPSDTGDITDVPATETQYAPRLSEPTRLKKLKRKLQPCNLPKAEKIDEDRHFLMSLIPSFRKMSDNEKLTAKVEILKVIQQVRSSSAGIEFRSADVFIEEGTAESGGGVKLELLPEGQGEPSYSDSDDDEDLST; from the exons ATGACGATGCCAAAGAATAAGAAGATTTTAGAAGACATACAcccattaaatataataaaagaagtgcaaaaatggCCAGTTTTGTACGAGAAAGATAACCTGGAGAGGACAAACTTTCATTTTAAGACCAAAGTATGGAAGGAAGTCGCGAAAACCTTAATCCCTGATTGGGAAGAATTAAGTGAAattcaaaaagaagttaaag TGTCGGATCTAAGCAAGAAGTGGCGGAACCTTCGCGATACGTTCCGAAGACATGTGGAAGCTGAACGGCGGGCGCAGCGCATCGGTGGAGGAACGGATTCTCCGCGGCGGCCATACGTCTACTTCAAACACATGTCATTTCTGCTGCCGCATGTCGCTTCGCCGTCCGATACAGGAGACATTACAGACGTCCCCGCGACCGAAACGCAATACGCGCCGCGGCTATCAGAACCTACACGCCTCAAGAAACTCAAGCGCaaa ttacAGCCATGCAATCTACCGAAGGCAGAGAAGATAGACGAAGACAGACATTTTCTTATGTCGCTGATTCCGTCTTTTAGAAAGATGTCAGACAATGAGAAGCTTACAGCGAAGGTGGAAATACTTAAGGTCATTCAACAG GTACGGAGTTCTAGCGCGGGCATAGAGTTTAGGAGCGCAGATGTCTTCATCGAGGAAGGTACAGCAGAGAGCGGTGGAGGGGTCAAATTAGAGCTGCTACCTGAAGGGCAGGGCGAACCCAGCTACTCAGACTCCGATGACGACGAAGATTTGAGTACCTAA